GGGCGTAGCTGCCGGGGTTGACGAGCGGCACCGCGCCGGAGTCGTCGAACTCGGGGCGGTGACTGTGGCCGAACACGACGAGGTCGGCGTCGCGCTCGCGGCCGAACAGGACGAGGCCGGTCGCGCCGCTGCGACTCCGGTGGCGCACCGCGAGCGTCGCCCCCTCGTAGCCGACCACCCGCTCGTTCGGGAGGCGCTCGCGCAGCGGCGCGTCGTCGTTGTTGCCGGTGACGCCGTACACCGTGTCGTTCACCCGGAGGAGGTTGTCGAGCACCTGCTCCCGGTAGAAGTCGCCGGCGTGGACGACGGTGTCGGCCTCGCGGACGGCCTCCAGCGTGCGTCCGCGGAGGCGGTGCCCGTCGGTGCCGTGCGTGTCGGAGATGAGGACCAGCATGGCCGGAGGGAGGCGCCGACGGCTACTAACGGTTCGGGACGGACGACACGAAGCCGTCGGCTTGATAACAGTCCACCGAGCACACCCGGCAATGGCAGGAGGAAGCAGATCGGTCGTGATCGCGGCGCTCATCGCCAACGGCGCCATCGCGGTGCTGAAGTTCTTCGGCTTCCTGCTGACGGGGTCGCCGTCGATGCTGTCGGAGACGTACCACTCCATCTCCGACACGGGCAACCAGGTGTTCCTCCTGATCGGGATTCGCTACTCAGAGCGGACCGCGAGCCGCGCCCACCCGTTCGGCTTCGGGAAGGCGCAGTTCTTCTACTCGTTCCTCGTCTCGGTCCTCCTGTTCGGCATCGCCGGCTGGGAGTCGCTGAAGCACGGCTACGAGGCGATCATGCACCCCGTCCACGGCGGGGAGCGCGCGGACGTGATCCTCGCGGGGATCAACTTCACCGAGCTCGTTCCGGTCGACCCGTTCTGGATCAACGTCGTCGTCCTGCTGGGCGCGATCCTGTTCGAGATCTACGCGTTCGCGAAGGCGAACACCGAGCTGCAACGCCAGATCGACACGTACGGCTGGTCGGGGCTGCGCGAGGCGTTCTCGAAGACCAGCGACGTGACCACCCTCACCGCCTTCACCGAGGACGCTATCGCGCTGTCGGGCGCCGGCATCGCGCTCGTCGGCATCTCGCTGGCGCGCTACCTCCAGATGCCGATCTTCGACGCCATCGCCTCCGTGGTCATCGGCGGACTCCTCATGTTCTTCGCGGTCGCGCTCGCGTGGGAGAACAAGCGGCTCATCCTCGGCGAGTCGCTGCCGGCGGACGTCGAGACCGAACTCCGGAAGGCGATCAGCGAGCACGACGGCGTCGTCCACATCGACGGCTTCCGCACCGTGTTCGTCGGGCCCGGCGACGTGCTCGTCACCGCCGACGTGAGCTTCGACGGCGACCTCGACACCGCCGACATCGACGCCGACATCAACCGGATCGAGGAACGACTCCAGGGGCTGGACGACCGCGTCCGGATCGTCTACATCGAGCCGGAAGTGTGAGGTGGATCAGGGTCGACGAGAAAGGGCGGATCGGTCGGCTCGACGGGCCGAGCCGGTGTTGAGCAGCCGAATATCTGCTGCCCCTGGGATACGCACCGGTTGATCCCACAGCCGCAGGCGTCGACGCGGGCACAGCCGTTCGACTACGCGCTTCCGGCCATCTTGGCCAGCATGTGATCAATAACCTCGGAGTGTTCGTGTTGCGGACTGAACATGACGATCTCGGAGTCTTCGTCCGCCCGGACTGTGTGGCCGGGCGGCCAGTAGAAGAGGTCGCCGGCAGAGTCGACCTCTTCGGTTCCGTCCGCGAAGCCGACGGTGAGCGTGCCCGCGAGTACGTACCCCCAGTGGGGAGTCTGACAGAGGTCGTCCTCCAGCCCGGCCAACAGCGGGGCGATGTCCGTCCCGCGCTTGAGCGTGAAGTACTCGCCGCTGAGTTCACCGTAGTCGCTCGTGTCGCCGAACCCCGTCTGCTGGCGGGCCACGGCGTTCGGCGTGTCGATCCTGATCGGGATCCCGTCTTTTGCTTGTTTCATCGGTTTCTCCTGGCTGAGAAGCAGAAAAGACCGATCCGCACGTCGAATCCGCGGACCACGATCCCGTACCAGGGGACTCCCGCGTCGGGGTGCGGAAGGGGTCGATGGTACGCTCTGATTTTCAGTCATCTGATATGAAGTGCCGTGCGTGTATATACCTATCCGCCACGTACCCCATCGATTCGGCTCGGATGGTCGGTCCTGTTCGTTCGTTGCCCCCACAGGTGGGTCGAACTCCGTGACGAGTACGCGCTCCGTGGCAACACGACCCCGATGGACCGACGACGACCGGGGAAGTCCACCGTGGCGACGGCTGCGTTCGGGCCGCCGGCTACTCCTCGGCCAGCGCCAGCGACGCCAACAGCGCCTCCAACTGGACCTGCTCGTTGGCGCCCTCAGTGATCCGGAAGTCGGCCTCGCCGATGCGCTCCATCAGCCGCACCGCCTCGCGGTCCGACAGCCCGAACTCCCAGACGGAGCGGTGGAGTTGGTCGATGATGTCGCCGCCGGCCATCCCCGTCTCCGTGAGGAGGGTGTCGAGCGTCGCCCGCGACTTCGAGAAGTCGCCCGCGAGCGCGTCCTCGACCATCGCCTCGATCTCTTCGGGCCGGGCGGTCGCGGTGATCTCGTAGACTGCCTGCTCGTCCACCACTTCGCCGGTCGTCGCGGCCGCCTGCAGTGAGTTGATCGCGCGGCGCATGTCGCCGTTGGCGGCGTACACCAGCGCGTCGAGGCCGTCGTCGGTGATCTCGATATCTTGCTCGGCGGCGATGTCGCGTACCTGCGACTCGACCGCCGCGTCCGACAGCGGCGAGAAGCGGAACACTGCACACCGCGACTGGATCGGGTCGATGATCTTCGAGGAGTAGTTACACGAGAGGATGAAGCGCGTGTTGTCCGAGAACTGCTCCATCGTCCGGCGCAGCGCCGACTGCGCGTCGTCGGTGAGGGAGTCGGCCTCGTCGAGGAAGATGACGCGGTAGTCGTGGCCGCCGAACGACGAGCGCGCGAAGTTCTTGATGCGGTCGCGCACCACGTCGATGCCGCGCTGGTCGGAGGCGTTCAGTTCGAGGAAGTTGGTTCGCCAGTCGTCGCCGTAGATGGTCTTGGCGATGGCGACCGCACAGGTGGTCTTCCCGACGCCCGCGGGGCCCGCGAAGAGGAGGTGCGGGAGGTCGTCCTGCTCGATGTAGCTCTCCAGTCGGGAGACGATCTGCTCGTGCCCGTACACGTCGTCCAGCGTCTGCGGGCGGTACTTCTCGATCCAGACCTCCCGCCCGGGGGACGAGTCGGCGGCCTCGGCGTCGTCGGCCTCGCTCATGGACGGTGGTCGGCGGGCCGGGGGGATAAACGCCCCGAGATTGCGACCCCGCGGTGGAAAGCGGGAAGTCGCCGCGCACTCCACGACTGTGCATGGACGTGACCGCGGAGGTCGTCGGCGAGGGCACCGAGACGCTCGCGCTCGACGACGACGCGACGTACGCCGACGTGTGCCGCGCGGTCGGCTACTCCCCCCACGAGGTGACGGTGCTGGTCGACGGCACGCCGGTCCCCGAGGACGCCCCGGTTGAGGCACCAGAGGTGCAGGTGCTCAGGCTCATCAAGGGCGGATGAGCGACGGCGACGACCGCGGCGCAGACGACGGTCCACGAATCAGACCTGCTCGCGACAGCGAGGCTGACGCGATCAGACACCTCCTCGACGCGGCGATGTTGACCGTGCCCGCGGACCTCGCGGAGCGGGTCGCCGCCAGGGACGCGCTCGTCGCGGTCGACGGCGGCGACGGGGACGACCACGGCGGCGACGGGGACGTCGTCGGGGCGCTCGTCCTCGACGGCAGTCACGTCGAGTCGATAGCGGTTCGCAAGTCGCGCCGGGCCGAGGGCGTCGGTCGCGCACTCGTCGCGGCGGCGGTCGAACGCACGGACGCGCCGCTGACGGCGACGTTCCGACGACAGGTGCGGCCGTTCTACGAGGCGCTCGGGTTCGTGATCGAGGAGTGTAGCGACGACCGTGGGCGGTTCCGCGGTCGACTGACGGACTGATCCGCGAGCCGTCGAGGACCGCTCAGAGTCGCTTGCGCAGCACCGTCGCCGAGTCGGGACACAGCGACGCGACCTGCGGCGTCGAGCGCAGCGCCGCCGGAATCTCTGTGCGGTCGATGCGCTCGTACCCGTGAGCGGCGAAGAACCCCGCGGCGTCGGTCGTGAGCAGGACGAGCACCGCCACGCCGTCGGCGACCGCCCGTCGCTCCAGTTCCGCGACCATCGCGGAGCCGATGCCCTCGCCGCGGCGACCCGGGGAGACCGCGACCGACCGGAGCAGCGCCGCGTCCCCGACCGCTTCGAGGCCGCCGACGGCGACCGGGTCGGGGTCGGTTTGGGGCGGCGACCCGGGGGCGTCGTCCGCGGCGGCGCTCCCGGCCGCGGGCGTCGCGAGCAAGAACTGCGCGGCGCCGTCGCGGACATCGTCGGTCGGCAGGTCGGCCGCAGCGAGCAGGCGCTCGACGCTCGCCACGTCGGCTGCATCGCTCGCCTCGCGGAAGCGGAGTGCCGGCGTCACGGCCTCAGACGAGCGCCTCGACCAGTTCGCGCCCGTCGTCGAGGATGGCCGCGGTGTGCTCTTCGGAACCGGACTCCCCGTACACGCGCATCTTCGGTTCCGTGCCCGAGGGGCGCACGAGCAGCCACGAGCCGTCGGCCAAGAGGAGTTTGAACCCGTCGACGGTCACCACGTCGGCCACCTCCTCGCCGGCGACCTCGTCGGGGATGTGGTCCGCGAGGTCGTCGATGACGCGCGCCTTCTCGCTGTCGGGGCAGTCGACGCTCACCTTGTCGGCGACGATGCGACCGTGCTCGGCGGTGAGGCGGTCGACGCGCTCGTCGTACGACTCCTCCGCCGCGGCGGTCGCGGCGAGCAGCGCCATCAACACGCCGTCTTTCTCGCGGATGTGGCCGCGCACGGAGAAGCCGCCGGACTCCTCGCCGCCCATCAGCGCGTCGTGCTCGCCCATCGCCTGGGCGACCCACTTGAAGCCGACCGCGGTCTCGAACACCTCCTCGCCGTGCGCCTCGGCGATGCGGTCGATGAGGAAGGTGGTCGAGACGGTGCGGATGGCGGGGCCGGAGTCGCTCTGGAGGAGGTGGTCGTACGTCGCCGCGAAGAAGAGGTTCTCGTCGAGGTGACCCCGCTCGGGCGTGACGACCGCGAGGCGGTCGGCGTCGCCGTCGTTCGCGATGCCCAGATCCGCGTCCCCGTGGCCGACGTGCTCGG
The DNA window shown above is from Halobaculum marinum and carries:
- a CDS encoding metallophosphoesterase, whose translation is MLVLISDTHGTDGHRLRGRTLEAVREADTVVHAGDFYREQVLDNLLRVNDTVYGVTGNNDDAPLRERLPNERVVGYEGATLAVRHRSRSGATGLVLFGRERDADLVVFGHSHRPEFDDSGAVPLVNPGSYAQPRGNRPAHAELERTADGLAGRLVTPDGEVFEEFTVPVRD
- a CDS encoding cation diffusion facilitator family transporter, whose product is MAGGSRSVVIAALIANGAIAVLKFFGFLLTGSPSMLSETYHSISDTGNQVFLLIGIRYSERTASRAHPFGFGKAQFFYSFLVSVLLFGIAGWESLKHGYEAIMHPVHGGERADVILAGINFTELVPVDPFWINVVVLLGAILFEIYAFAKANTELQRQIDTYGWSGLREAFSKTSDVTTLTAFTEDAIALSGAGIALVGISLARYLQMPIFDAIASVVIGGLLMFFAVALAWENKRLILGESLPADVETELRKAISEHDGVVHIDGFRTVFVGPGDVLVTADVSFDGDLDTADIDADINRIEERLQGLDDRVRIVYIEPEV
- a CDS encoding cupin domain-containing protein — encoded protein: MKQAKDGIPIRIDTPNAVARQQTGFGDTSDYGELSGEYFTLKRGTDIAPLLAGLEDDLCQTPHWGYVLAGTLTVGFADGTEEVDSAGDLFYWPPGHTVRADEDSEIVMFSPQHEHSEVIDHMLAKMAGSA
- a CDS encoding replication factor C small subunit, which codes for MSEADDAEAADSSPGREVWIEKYRPQTLDDVYGHEQIVSRLESYIEQDDLPHLLFAGPAGVGKTTCAVAIAKTIYGDDWRTNFLELNASDQRGIDVVRDRIKNFARSSFGGHDYRVIFLDEADSLTDDAQSALRRTMEQFSDNTRFILSCNYSSKIIDPIQSRCAVFRFSPLSDAAVESQVRDIAAEQDIEITDDGLDALVYAANGDMRRAINSLQAAATTGEVVDEQAVYEITATARPEEIEAMVEDALAGDFSKSRATLDTLLTETGMAGGDIIDQLHRSVWEFGLSDREAVRLMERIGEADFRITEGANEQVQLEALLASLALAEE
- the samp2 gene encoding ubiquitin-like small modifier protein SAMP2 produces the protein MDVTAEVVGEGTETLALDDDATYADVCRAVGYSPHEVTVLVDGTPVPEDAPVEAPEVQVLRLIKGG
- a CDS encoding GNAT family N-acetyltransferase encodes the protein MSDGDDRGADDGPRIRPARDSEADAIRHLLDAAMLTVPADLAERVAARDALVAVDGGDGDDHGGDGDVVGALVLDGSHVESIAVRKSRRAEGVGRALVAAAVERTDAPLTATFRRQVRPFYEALGFVIEECSDDRGRFRGRLTD
- a CDS encoding GNAT family N-acetyltransferase, which translates into the protein MTPALRFREASDAADVASVERLLAAADLPTDDVRDGAAQFLLATPAAGSAAADDAPGSPPQTDPDPVAVGGLEAVGDAALLRSVAVSPGRRGEGIGSAMVAELERRAVADGVAVLVLLTTDAAGFFAAHGYERIDRTEIPAALRSTPQVASLCPDSATVLRKRL
- a CDS encoding phosphoglucomutase/phosphomannomutase family protein, encoding MDEISFGTDGWRATLDTFTDRRVRIVGQAVADTLAEQGHDGPVIVGYDARPTSEGFAESLAEVLAGNGFDAVLPERDCPTPCAAYAVVDRDAAGALMVTASHNPPEYNGVKFIPDDGAPALPEVTERIVANLREPALDAADPGEIRRADLVTPHAEHARALVADDSALDLSGLTVAYDAMHGSGRGVTDALLEAAGADVIRLRCERDAEFGGSAPEPSAENLETLAEHVGHGDADLGIANDGDADRLAVVTPERGHLDENLFFAATYDHLLQSDSGPAIRTVSTTFLIDRIAEAHGEEVFETAVGFKWVAQAMGEHDALMGGEESGGFSVRGHIREKDGVLMALLAATAAAEESYDERVDRLTAEHGRIVADKVSVDCPDSEKARVIDDLADHIPDEVAGEEVADVVTVDGFKLLLADGSWLLVRPSGTEPKMRVYGESGSEEHTAAILDDGRELVEALV